The DNA region GAGCCGCTTGATCCGTCGTTTCCATTAAGCCAACAGATGGGAATCGATGCTGCCCCCATCGTGTTAATCAACGTCTGCACTCTGTCACCTGAGGACGAAGCAGCTTTCCTTGCCGCGTGGGCATCTGACGCTGCGTTCATGAAAAAACAACCCGGCTTTATCTCGACGCAGCTACATCGCGCGCTGGGAGACAGTCCAACCTATCTTAACTACGCAGTGTTCGAGTCTGCGCAGGCTTGGCGCACTGCCTTTAAACACCCTGACTTCCGCGAGATCGCCAAGGCACATCCGCCATCGGCTGTATTTCGTCCCCACCTGTTTCAAAAGGTCGCTGTAGCGAATTTATGCACAGCCTAGCGATGGAAAAGCCTGATTCCAGACTCGCCAATACAAACACCCGACGGCGATAGCCGACAGCACTTTATTGGACCCGTTATTGACTGATCAATAGCTCAGTCAAACGCATCTGAGCGAGTCCACTGCAATCGGCTGCCTTCGAAACATAGCCCGGATACCTCCCTTTCCTGGCAATTATTTACGCGGTAAGAGGAAGACTTATGAAA from Pseudomonas syringae includes:
- a CDS encoding antibiotic biosynthesis monooxygenase family protein codes for the protein MPSVEPLDPSFPLSQQMGIDAAPIVLINVCTLSPEDEAAFLAAWASDAAFMKKQPGFISTQLHRALGDSPTYLNYAVFESAQAWRTAFKHPDFREIAKAHPPSAVFRPHLFQKVAVANLCTA